One Glycine max cultivar Williams 82 chromosome 6, Glycine_max_v4.0, whole genome shotgun sequence DNA segment encodes these proteins:
- the LOC100820405 gene encoding putative peptidyl-tRNA hydrolase PTRHD1 — MVASVGVSLSMACGIPLRLSAFPSTTIRATLPHLHAPSISSRPSPLSSNSMSQPATTNHADVVVQYVVLRRDLIDTWPLGSVVTQGCHASVSAVWFNKDDPFTVDYCSPDKIDSMHKVTLEVKGEPQIKNLSEKLTAGGIIHKLWIEQPENIPTCLATKPYPKSIVSSYFKKLKLCK, encoded by the exons ATGGTAGCTAGTGTAGGTGTGAGCTTATCAATGGCCTGCGGCATTCCATTACGTCTCTCCGCTTTCCCAAGCACCACAATTAGGGCTACACTTCCCCATTTACACGCGCCTTCTATCTCCAGCCGCCCGAGTCCTCTCAGCTCCAACTCAATGAGTCAACCCGCCACAACGAATCACGCGGATGTTGTAGTGCAGTACGTGGTGCTCCGCCGAGACCTTATCGACACGTGGCCGCTAGGGAGCGTGGTCACTCAAGGTTGCCACGCTTCTGTTTCCGCCGTTTGGTTCAACAAAGACGATCCTTTCACCGTCGATTATTGCAGCCCCGATAAAATTGATTCTATGCACAAA GTTACACTTGAAGTAAAGGGGGAACCCCAGATCAAAAACTTGTCTGAGAAACTTACAGCTGGTGGGATTATTCACAAACTGTGGATTGAACAACCTGAAAACATACCTACGTGCCTTGCAACAAAACCTTACCCCAAGTCAATCGTGTCTTCATATTTTAAGAAGTTGAAACTATGTAAGTGA
- the LOC100802282 gene encoding F-box protein AFR — MINTFVLAITTHSSHLLLLLQIIIFIKTFLPEFSLGLFLNPNIKFTIFRAMAVVGGEKEKEELIPGLPYEIAELCLLHVPYPYQALSRSVSSTWNRAITHPSFIYSKKTLSHPHLFVLAFHSQTGKIQWQALDPSSGRWFVLPQMPLPENTSSTAFASAALPRQGKLFVIAGGGEGSDTLVYRAATNQWALAAPTPGGRRRGFFAAEGVEGKIVAVGSGGTDIYDPESDTWREGKTLGGELERYEVVAAGGKVYVSEGWWWPFMLSPRGWVYETERDTWREMGSGMREGWSGVSVAVGGRVFVIAEYGDAPVKVYDEEFDTWRYVKGGRFPRDVIKRPFCATGLEDRIYVASLDLNVAIGKINVGVNSNNEQVSVTWEVVEAPRAFREFSPSSCQMLYA; from the coding sequence ATGATTAACACTTTTGTGTTGGCCATCACCACTCATTCATCCCATCTACTACTCCTACtccaaataattatatttataaagacCTTCCTTCCCGAGTTTTCTCTTGGATTATTTCTGAACCCCAACATAAAATTCACTATCTTTAGAGCCATGGCGGTTGTGGGAGGCGAAAAGGAGAAAGAGGAGCTTATTCCCGGGTTACCCTACGAAATTGCAGAGCTATGCCTTCTTCACGTTCCGTATCCGTACCAGGCACTGTCACGCTCTGTTTCGTCCACGTGGAACAGAGCAATAACGCACCCTTCCTTTATTTACTCCAAGAAGACCCTCTCCCACCCTCATCTCTTCGTACTAGCGTTTCATTCACAAACCGGGAAAATTCAGTGGCAGGCTTTGGACCCTTCCTCGGGGCGCTGGTTCGTTTTACCGCAAATGCCCTTGCCGGAAAACACTTCCTCCACGGCGTTCGCGAGCGCGGCGCTGCCGCGCCAGGGGAAGCTCTTTGTCATAGCCGGCGGCGGCGAAGGTTCCGACACCCTCGTCTACCGCGCCGCCACGAACCAGTGGGCACTGGCGGCGCCCACGCCGGGTGGGAGGAGGAGGGGCTTCTTCGCGGCGGAGGGAGTGGAGGGAAAGATCGTGGCCGTTGGGAGCGGCGGCACGGACATCTACGATCCGGAAAGCGACACGTGGCGGGAGGGGAAGACGCTGGGAGGGGAGCTGGAGAGGTACGAGGTTGTGGCGGCGGGGGGGAAGGTTTACGTGAGCGAGGGGTGGTGGTGGCCGTTCATGTTGAGTCCACGGGGATGGGTGTACGAAACGGAGAGGGACACGTGGCGGGAGATGGGGAGCGGAATGAGGGAGGGATGGAGCGGGGTGAGTGTGGCGGTCGGGGGAAGGGTTTTCGTGATCGCGGAGTACGGGGACGCACCGGTGAAGGTCTACGACGAGGAGTTCGACACGTGGCGCTACGTGAAAGGGGGGAGGTTTCCCAGGGACGTTATAAAGAGGCCGTTTTGCGCCACGGGGTTGGAGGACCGAATCTACGTGGCGTCTTTGGATTTGAACGTGGCCATTGGGAAAATTAATGTGGGTGTGAATAGTAATAATGAGCAAGTGAGTGTGACGTGGGAGGTTGTGGAGGCACCGCGTGCTTTCCGTGAATTCTCTCCTTCTAGTTGCCAAATGCTCTATGCTTGA
- the LOC100776044 gene encoding uncharacterized protein, giving the protein MEVLVGPAFTIDVPSSPPRDGGSENRIFLNGSPEKDDGSNFRISGPPKFFAGGESESSSSIGTPDDSDNEEEEVQSQLKIRTGLGSLDAMEDSLPIKRGLSGHFDGKSKSFSDLSQVSNLSNLKELQKQESPFNKRRRVLIASKWSRRSSFYSWSNPQSMPLLPVDEDQDYDYEEEEEDEEENARKVPSASSSSSSSLAEEKKQEDQVQLRFNRMPESYAAHMRLRLGSFKARSFSLADLQEHDDEEEGDDH; this is encoded by the exons atggaggTTTTGGTGGGTCCCGCTTTCACCATCGACGTTCCTTCGTCTCCGCCGCGGGATGGCGGTTCCGAAAATCGGATCTTCCTTAACGGGTCACCCGAAAAAGATGATGGGTCGAACTTTCGGATCTCGGGCCCACCCAAGTTCTTCGCCGGCGGCGAGTCGGAGAGTTCGTCGTCGATCGGAACCCCCGATGACAGCGACAACGAGGAGGAAGAAGTGCAGAGCCAGTTGAAGATACGAACTGGGTTGGGTTCTTTGGATGCTATGGAAGATTCTCTTCCCATCAA GAGGGGATTGTCTGGTCATTTTGATGGAAAATCAAAATCGTTCTCAGATCTATCACAAGTGAGTAATTTGAGTAATCTGAAGGAGTTGCAAAAGCAAGAGAGTCCTTTCAACAAGAGAAGAAGGGTTTTGATAGCATCAAAATGGTCCAGAAGATCATCTTTCTATTCCTGGTCCAACCCACAATCCATGCCTCTTTTGCCTGTGGATGAGGATCAGGATTATGATtatgaagaggaagaagaagatgaagaagaaaatgcTAGAAAAGTTCCCTCtgcttcatcttcttcctcttcctccttgGCCGAGGAAAAGAAACAAGAAGATCAAGTTCAGCTAAGATTCAACAGAATGCCAGAATCTTATGCTGCTCATATGAGGCTTAGACTTGGAAGCTTCAAGGCTAGAAGCTTTTCTCTTGCAGATCTGCAAGAACATGATGATGAGGAAGAAGGTGATGATcattaa